The Candidatus Baltobacteraceae bacterium DNA window GAAGCGTCCGAACTGGAAAACGACCTTCGTCACGGCATCGAGAAGCACGAGTTTACGCCCCACTACCAGCCGCTCTGCGACATCGAGTCCGCCTCGATTCGGTCGTTCGAGGCGCTCGTGCGCTGGCAGCGTCCCGGCCGGGGGCTCGTGCCGGCCGCGGAGTTCATCGGTTTTGCTGAAAGTCACGGTTTGATCGACGCCATCGACCTCATGGTGCTCGAAGACGTGTGCGAGCACGCGGCGGCAATTCGCGCCGCGTATGCGGAGAGTTCGATTGCGGTCAACATCTCCGCCGCCCATCTCGCCGCGACCGACTTGGTATCGACCGTAGCGGCGGCATTGTCGACGCGGGGGTTATCGCCCAGCGCGCTCAAGATCGAGGTGACGGAAACGGCCGTTATGTCGAACGAGGAGCTCGCACGCGCGACGATGACGGGCTTGCGAGATTTGGGCGTGCAAATCGTTCTCGACGACTTCGGTCAGGGACATTCGTCGCTGGCGTACTTACAACACTTGCCGATCGCGGGACTGAAGATCGACCGCTGCTTCGTCGAGCCGCTTGGAACGAGCGCCCAAGCGCTCGCGATCGTGCGCAGCATCGTGGCGCTGGCGGGGACGCTGGGTTTATATACCGTCGCCGAAGGGGTGGAGAACGAAGCGCAGCTTCAGGTTTTGCGCGAGCTCGGCGTCAATTTAGGCCAAGGGCATCTGTTCGCGCCGCCATTGGCACTCGACGAACTGCTCAAACGCTCCGCCCAAGCGACCGCCGGATAACGCTTGCAGTCCGCAGCGCTAGCGCCGCGATGGTGAGCGTTGGATTGGCCGTGCCAAAGGTCGGAAAGAGTCCGCTGCCGGCGAGATAGAGGTTGGGATGATCGTGTGAACGGCCGTAGCCGTCGGCGACCGACGTTTTGGGATCGTCGCCCATCCGATACGTTCCCATGATGTGCCCGGCGCTTTGAAATGCCGGCGAGTGGTGGCGCTCGGTCACGCCGAGCGCGTCGAACAAGCGGTCGTGCGTGCGTTGCGCTTCGGCCATGCCGTCGAGCGCGTACCGGTCGACGCGGTACGTAATCTTCGGCCGGGGAATACCGATCGCGTCGAGCTTGTCCCAGTCGGGGACGATCCGGTTTTGCGAATCCGGCATCTGCTCGTTGAGGCTGGCGAAGCGAATCTCGCGCTGCATCCGTTCGTCCAGTGCGCGCTGCAGCGCGGCTCCCGCGAGGCCTCGATCGATGAGCGCTTTGGCCGAGTCCGTCGGCCAGCCGAACGGCCAGCTCCAGCCGTCGTTTCCGATCTCGATGCGAAACGCCGAACGTTTCGAACGAAACGCGCCGTCGCGCAGCATCTCGATGCCCGACGTCGAGAGCGGGCCGCGATACGGGTAAACCGGATCCTTCGCGAGCGCCCAGCTGAGCCGGGTCGGATGATCGCTGAGATTGCGGCCGACGAGCCCGCTGGCGTTGGCGACGCCGTTGGGCAGCGCGTTCGATCGCGAGGCCAGCAGCAGTTTCGGCGTTTCGATAGCGTGCGCTGCGACGACGAAGACCTTGCCCGTCGCGGTATGCGACGATCCGTCGGGGCGCTTGAAGCGAACCGCGGCGATCTTGCCGCCGCTCGCGACGTCGATCGCGTACGCGACCGACTGCTCCAGAATGCGAACGCCTTTAGCGCGCGCCTTTTGCGCGTGAACCGAGCCGTCGTACTTCGCGCCGATGGGACAGACCGGAATGCACGACGCGTTGCCGCAGCACGGCGGACGACCGTCGTAGACTTGCGAGTTGCGGGCTTGAGGGGTCGATGCGACTTCTAAGCCGATCTTCGACGCCGCGACGGCAACGCGGCCGTCGAGATACGATTGCGCGATCGGAGGCAGCGGATACGGCCCGCTGCGCGGCGCACCGCCGAGATTGGCGTGCGCATCGCCCGAGACGCCGAGCTCGCTTTCGGCGCGATCGTACCACTGAGCGAGATCGCTATACGCGATCGGCCAATCGATTCCGACGCCGTACGCGGTGCGCATCTTGAAATCGTTGGGCAGCAGCCGCAGCGCGGTGCCCAGCCAATGCCACGTCGTTCCGCCGACGCGGCGTTCGTAGGTTGCCGCAAACGCATCCGGTCCATTTTGTACGTAGTACGCGTGTGGATCGAGCGACGAGGGTCGCGGCGCGTAGGGTACGTCGGGATACGCGCACTCCGGTACCTTGGCGATCGCGTTACGAAAGCGTTCGACGGCGTCGCCGCGATCGACCGACGGTCCCGACTCGAGCACGGTAACGCTCGCGCCGGTTTGCGCGAGCTCGTAGGCGATCGACAAGCCGGCCACGCCGCCGCCGACCACGACGACGTCGGAGTTTATGGTTTGTAGTGCCACGATCCGGGAGCCGCGCACTGACTCGGGGGTTTGGTAAAGCTGCACGCACGCCAAGCCAATGCTTGCAGCCACGTTACCGTCGTCGCCTTTGCGCCGTCGATCCCCGTGTACCAGAGCGTCAGAATCGCTCGATCCGGCGCGGACGCACCCGCGATTTGGAAGTACGTCGCGCCGAGTTGTGCGTCGAGATCGGCGTAACCCGTGAGTGCTTTCGACTTGGTCATAAACGCGTCGAGATCGCCGCCGCTCGCCGCACGCGTGCACCCGGCCAGCGCGGCGATACCGGCGATGAACGCGCTCCGGCGCAGAGATGCGATTCGCACGTACGGTCGCTTATCTGCGGTGTACGAGGGTCCCTACCAGTGCAGCTGTCCCTCGGGGTGCGGCTTCACCCAAACGATCAGGTCCCATTGCGTCGGGAACTCGAAGATCGTCGAGATGTAATCGGTACTGGGGACCCGGCCGGCCTTGACGACGGTCTCGGCCGACGGATGCGCGAGATCGCCGCCCGCCTTCACGAAATCGTCGTTCCAAATCCACTGGTCGTAAATCGTTTTGCCGCTGCGCGGATACTTGACAACGTAGTGCACGTGTCCGTTGAACTCGTACCAGCGGCCCGGATCGACGCCCCACATGCTCGGCCGGGGTTCTCCGTTGGGCCGCGGTACCGAAAAATCTGCTCCCATCAGGTTACCGTCTTTGTCGTACCAGAGCTGGCTGGGGTGCTTCGGATCGGAGTTCCACTGCTGATCGGCGTAGCTGATCGCGCCCGTGTCGTCGGGTGCGGTGTAGCGCACGTAGCCGGCCTTTAAAGCGTCGCCGACGTGCGCAAAGCGCGCCATGAGGTCTTGCTGAACGGTTTGCACGAACTGCGTTTCAGTCGGGCCGAGCGGCCCGGTGTTCGTGGGCTGCTCGTCGGCGACGGCAGTTGCGGGGAATGCGCAAAGAGCCGCCCACACAACCGCTACCAACAGTGATCTCATCGAACCTCCTCCTCGCTCGTCGGGTGCCCCGAACGATAACGTGGCGAGGCGGTACCCTGTGACTGCATCGTTTAGGGCACGACCTCAACCAAGTTCCAATTTCAACGCCACCGAATGCTGCTCGCGCGCAGCCTGCCGGGCGTTATTCCGGAGAGGCCACCAGCCGCGCAGGCCGCGAGCAGAAGAATGATCGCCAGCATCTAACCGGAAAAGCGGGCGTGCGATTCGGCAATTATGCGGCGAGCATAGGCGCTGTCGTGCCAACCGATCACGCTCGTTTCTTTTCCTTCGAGCGCTTTGTACGTCTCGAAAAAGTGCGAAATCTTTTTCATGAGATGCGGAAACATTTGCGTATAGTTGTAGATCTCGTCGAAGGCGGGCTCGCCGACCGGTACGGCGAGAACCTTGTCGTCTTCCTTGCCTTCGTCGCGCATCTCCAGCAGCCCGATGGGGCGCGCCGCAAGTAAGCATCCGGGAAACGTCGGCACGATCGCCAAAACCAGCACGTCGAGCGGATCGCCGTCGAGCGCCAGCGTTTGCGGACCAAATCCGTAATCGCCGGGATAGTGAATCGAGGAATGTAGGGCGCGGTCCAAGCGAAAAATATCGAGCTTTTTATCGTACTCGTACTTGTTGCGCGAACCTTCCGGAATCTCGACCACGACGTTGATCTCGTCGGGCTGCTTGTCGCCCAACGGCAGGTGCAGGTAGTTGCGTGGCGGTGCGGGCGGCATAGTCGTCGACTAAAGATCGATTACTGGACCGGCTTAAAAAAGAGCCCGGCGATCTTTCCCGTCGCCGGATCGATCGCGATCTCTTCGGCGATGA harbors:
- a CDS encoding GMC family oxidoreductase; this translates as MALQTINSDVVVVGGGVAGLSIAYELAQTGASVTVLESGPSVDRGDAVERFRNAIAKVPECAYPDVPYAPRPSSLDPHAYYVQNGPDAFAATYERRVGGTTWHWLGTALRLLPNDFKMRTAYGVGIDWPIAYSDLAQWYDRAESELGVSGDAHANLGGAPRSGPYPLPPIAQSYLDGRVAVAASKIGLEVASTPQARNSQVYDGRPPCCGNASCIPVCPIGAKYDGSVHAQKARAKGVRILEQSVAYAIDVASGGKIAAVRFKRPDGSSHTATGKVFVVAAHAIETPKLLLASRSNALPNGVANASGLVGRNLSDHPTRLSWALAKDPVYPYRGPLSTSGIEMLRDGAFRSKRSAFRIEIGNDGWSWPFGWPTDSAKALIDRGLAGAALQRALDERMQREIRFASLNEQMPDSQNRIVPDWDKLDAIGIPRPKITYRVDRYALDGMAEAQRTHDRLFDALGVTERHHSPAFQSAGHIMGTYRMGDDPKTSVADGYGRSHDHPNLYLAGSGLFPTFGTANPTLTIAALALRTASVIRRSLGRSV
- a CDS encoding inorganic diphosphatase; the protein is MPPAPPRNYLHLPLGDKQPDEINVVVEIPEGSRNKYEYDKKLDIFRLDRALHSSIHYPGDYGFGPQTLALDGDPLDVLVLAIVPTFPGCLLAARPIGLLEMRDEGKEDDKVLAVPVGEPAFDEIYNYTQMFPHLMKKISHFFETYKALEGKETSVIGWHDSAYARRIIAESHARFSG